GGGCCTGTGCAATGCTGCTACTGCTGCTCTGGGGGGCCACAGCCACTGCTCTTCCCCTCGAGAGTGGCCCCAGCCGCCAGGACAGCACGGTGAGTACAGTCTCTGCTTGGCCACATGCTAGCCTGTTACCAATGTATCTCTTTGCCTGGCACTTTGGCTACCCTGTGGGCTCCCAGCATCTGCGTGGCCGAGTGTGTGTGCACAGGGCAGGGCAGAATGCTGAACTCCAGTGTCCTCAGCTGCCCTATCCCATTCAGACTATTGATTTTCATGACTTCACTTGTTCCAGCCCGGGAAGTTTGTCAGAGACCTCGGCATTTCATGGGGAGCCTCTCTCCTGTGCCGGCTCTGCCTCTGCTAGTCTGATATGCTGCGAGTACTCCAGGCCATCTCTTTGCACTCGTGGAGTGGCTCCTGCCTGTATTCTAGAGCCTACTTCTAGAGCCTTCATTTACTTATGTAGCCATATTCTCAGATTAATTGACATCATTACATTTTCCACCATGAGAATTTGTAATTTCATgggtaatttatttctctttttccttttttgaaaaggTTCCAAGAAGAGTTCATAAAGTTGACcattaaaaatggatttttctcCACAATTACCAGATGAGTTTCAGACAGGTCATTTATCATCAGATTACTCTTAGAAGCTTTCAGTGGATTTGAAAGGTCAGGCTGTGAgtgaagcttagtggtagagcacttgcctcctaAGTGAAAGGCACTGTTTCAATCCCTAATATTGcccctcaaaataataaataaataagagaccaCAATTTAGCATCTCAATCTGATCTGTATCAGAGAAAGATGCCCTAAGGTGGGACAAACTAAATTAGCCTGATTCACCTTAGGCTTCCTAGTTGCCAGTCATTTGTCTGGGAGGTGTTAGGGAGGTTGTGGTGACAGATTTCCCCACCCCTCTAATTAAGCACCTCAGCAAAGATTATGGGACAGAACTATCAGGTTTTTTCCTTGTCTGACAATTATTGACTTTCCTCTAATTAGAGCAATTTTTTAAAGGTATTCTCTTAACTTTctcatcctttattttatttctttgtagtgctagaacccagggctctgtgccTGCTAGGAGTTGACTTTCTCACCCTTTGAATACAAATGTGATTTGTGTTAaggaatcttttctttcttttttttttaaagtgagaattCACATACCCTTTAATGCCACTGAACCCGAtggttgatttttctttcctttgtcatcTGCTTCTCTTTGAAAGCATATGCAAGAAGtggcagaaataaagaaaaatggccTCCTGACTTTCCTTGCTTGGTGGCATGAGTGGACTTCTCAGGCCAGTCCTGGAGCCCTTACTGGAGGGGATGCCAGTGAGGTTTCCAAACGGCAGGAAGGCCCACCCCTTCAGCAGCCCCGTCGCCAAGATAAAACGCCCTGCAAGAACTTCTTCTGGAAGACCTTCTCCTCCTGCAAATGAACCACCCAGGATTACTTACTTATGTAAAGTATAATGGTGGACCCAAATAAAGTGTATTAAGCAGCAGGGTTCTTTCTTTGTGAAGCAGTTTCTTCTTCCCACTttattcaaaaagtatttttcagtttcttgggAACTTAGACAGAAAAATAGCAAGTTGGAGGTAAGCCTGTGTGTCGTCTTGGcatgaccttgtctcaaaagtagaaagagaaaatttcaatGATACCCAATACTGAAAGTATTTAAAGCAGTAATTGGGAACCCAATTGAATACTGTATGTTGTAAGTGTTGCTGGGGATTCAACTTtggcattctaccaactgagctacatcccctgccttttttaaaattttattttgataatggAACTCATTAAGTTGCTGTGACTAGCCTCAATcttatgatcctcctttctcagcctctctagttgctgggattataggtgtgccagATGGTAGATTTTTCTTGTCAtctgcttctttttaaaagtatatacaGGAAGTAGCAGAAGTAAAGAAAAATGGCCTCCTGACTTTCCTTGCAGTCTGGCccaagtgaatatttttaaaaaggttttccacattttttattgttgcattataattgtacataatgatgggactAATTGTTATATATTTGAAGGTTTATAATGtaacaacaatataatttggctaatttcactCTCCAGCACTTGCCCCCATTTCCCACCCCCTGggtgaatacttttttttttttttttgagatccaattcaggggctcttaaccactgagccacatcccagccttttcttatatatttgatttagagacagggactcaccaagttgctgaggctgtctttgaactctggatgctcctgccgcagcctcaggagcctctgggatcacaggtatgtgccaccatgcctggctgggtgAATATTTTTGATAAAGATCTTAGTGGTTCTTGCCAGATTCAGttgcccacacctgtaatcttcaGGGACTTGgtaggctgatgcaggagaattgaaagttcaaggccatcctgggcactttggtgagaccctgtctcaaagtttaaaaaataaaatcagtgtctgggggatgcagctcagtggcacagcacttgcctagcacattcaaggaCCTGTGTTTCATTCCCagtaatacacacacactttctggTGGTTCTTGCTGAACTGGGTTCCATGTCATTGGGCTTTTTTTCCCACCTTCATTCTGGTGCTTGACAGTCAGTTGTGTCCTTGTCTTCCTTTGAATTTAAAAGTTAAAGGCTGCACATTTAAGAGTTTAGAATAGCATCTTATTTCAGTTCATTTTGATATGAATTGTctaatttaaaacaatgtttctgggactggggatgtagctcaatggtaaagtgcttatTTAGCATGaaaaaagccctgggttccatcccagcactgcaaacttTACAAGCAAATTTTTAACATGTGTTCAAAGAGCAAAATGATTGATTATTCCTCATGTTTtagctaaaattaatttttaaacaaatgttatGCTATTAAATAGACATCATGCTGACATGTTTATAAAAGTTAAATTCAAATTTGCTGTTATGTACCAGTTTTAATTAGTGACTTAATATTAATTTGTTACAATTCTTTCCATGGATTATAGCTTCAGTTTTGCTTTGTGAGGAAAGATGtctacttataaaaatattatttcaaaccAGATGCACCAAGCTGCGCTACTGCCCAGTCTATTGCCTGGTGCCTcaacttattttttccttttttttttttttaactgggaattgaacccaggagttacatcctcagtcctttttatttttcattttgagacagaatcttgctaaattgctgaggctggcctgggatgacaggcgtggccACCACACCTAGTTCTGGTGCCTGAATTTATAAGACTAGGACCTCCGCTGTCTTGTGTATAGACTTTGTTCAGtgactaatatatattttttgaatatttgtcaGACTGGTTTACCCATTCCTCAGTGGTTTCCAGGGAATGATGATTAAATGAGgtagaattctgttttctgtgATGTAACACATCCTCATTGAGCAGGATCTCCTAGTAAATAAGTCTCTGGGTTGCAAAGCCCTTTCACATGTTAATTCTCCTTCATAGCACTTAAATCCTCATTTGATGACACATGTTGTTTATAACTCTGGAGACATAGACTCTAAGGAAACATCCAATTTGAAGGTTCAGAAGCCAAACTGTATGACAGACTATTCAAGAATGGCACAGCAACAGGTGGGGGAGGCATGCAATGGGGTCTTGTGGGGGCTGGGAGTTTGGGCTCAAATCCCTAGATGCTAAACTTTAAAGCTTAGAGATCCACACCCTGAGTTTATAAAGTTTCTGCGGCCTAACACTGGGAAAACCAGCCAAGCTTGGCTGGAGGACTCTGGAATATTATCCTGTTCTCTAGACACCAGGGAGCAGACTCTCCAAGTATGACTGCTGACcattccattctgttttccacAGAGCTGAGCTCATATTCATAATTACTAGCTGAATAAAGTCTAATGTGATGGAAGAGACTTAATAGCATCCACATTTCCAAACACAGCAGCTTCAAGAGAGCCGTAATTGGGTCAGTGCACTGGTGGAGGACGCCTGCCTCAAAGGCCAGTTAACCTCCAAAACTTTGTCTCAAgattttcctaaaagaaaacagactctttgtttttcagttttaaatggGGTCCTCCCTGCTGCACAATCCTTAAgactgggttttttaaaaatatatttttgtagttctttaaaaatatatattttctagctttttttcatttatttacttaggtaccagggattgaacttgggcattggatcactgaaccacatctccagctctattttgtattttatttagagatagagtctcactgagttgcttagcacctcgcttttgctgaggctggctttgaactcacaattctcctgtctcagcctcctgagcagctgagattattgacatgtaccaccatgcccagctctttatgcttttattgctttttggtaccggggattgaacccaggggcattttacctctgagctacatcctcagcccttctaatttttgagaaagagtcttacCAAGTTTCTCagagccttgttaaattgcttaaggcTGCCTTCAAActtctgccctcctgcctcagcctcctaaattgctgggattatagaaggGAGCCACTGTGCCTTGTATTTGTACCTTTTAATAAGTATCTGAGAATAATGAGACTCCACTAGTGATACCACCAAGAAGTCCAACAAGTACAGGGAACTTCATAAAATGTTTGCTGGCATGGTCTGAATGTTAAAACTAGATTAAAATGCTCATGATTAGTAAATTAAGGCTAAATGGTGATTTCCTTCCATCAGGTTTTTGGCAGGCTTTTCTTAAAGCTACCTTTCTGTAGTTCAGTGCAAGTCCTGGGTCATCAGGCACTAAACAGCTTCAAATTCACCACTTGTTATTTTTGGTATTTGGCACCAGAATAGATCTTTAGCTTTTGAGAAAGAACTGAGTTGATGAGCATCTCGCAGAACTCCTTCATAACATTCAACTTTCAGGGCTGACAGCAAAGTATTTCAGGCCAACCTCAGTGATTTTTCGAGATCTTCAAtaatagcaagaccctgtctcaaaattaaagcaggggggaaaaaaagactggggatgtagctcagtctacaaaaaaaatttaaaaagcaagcgAGAGACAAACTGAAGGAAAATGAATTGAACAGCTAATTAGGAAATTAAGCAGCTAAACAATCTGGTGAGTAAAGGCACATTAATAATTCTTGTaattaacagttttttttttaaatagactactattattttattcctttctctctggaaaatgaaaaatccattagtttttttcctcttgcttttACCCAGAAATTAAAGGTTGCTAAGTGGTAATTAGCACAGCTCTTGTCAAAGCCAATTGCCTAATGGGGACCGACATTTGACTCAGGTTCAAAGAATGGAATACGGCTAATGGAGAGTTCATTAGTCCCAGCTGCTTTCTTTGACGTTCTTTTCTCCTACCAGAACAGGCAGACCCCACTTATTCTCTCCTATTTTTAGACATATGGCTGTGCTGTTATGTTCTAGAAGGCCTGAAGGCACAGCGGCATAGGGAAGGTGAATGGTACCAGGGCCTATCTATGTTTGCAACTGTTCTTAACACCTGGGCTGGTTTGCAGACTGAGGTCTTTGCCCTTTAGATCCATTGACAgaaatagacatttttcttctaGAAGGACAAATATGGGGTGTCCATATAATTGGTGAATAGAAGAACCTTTCTACATTTTCATAAGTTCACTATCATGCAAACTGTTCAGAATTGACTGAGCTTATGTACTGCTCTGGTACCACCAGCAAGAAGGCTGTGGGTGTTGGCAAGTTATAGACATATCAGGCTTTTCCCAGTTGGAGCTGACTCCAACTTGCCACATAGGTATACaaatcccagtgacctggaggAGGTAGACTAAACAAGTGTGTGCAGACCTAAAACAGATATAAAGAAGTGGAAAGAGAGGGCTGGACTGTGGCTccgtggcaaagcgcttgccttgcacatgtgaggcactgggttcaatcctcagcactacataaaaataaagaaaaaagaagtggaaAGAATACTAGCATTAGAAACTGGAATACCTGCCTTTGAATCCCCACCCTCTGAGGCAAGTCACCGAACCTCACTGAGCCCCTTTGCTCATGTACAGAATGACACAAGTTACGTACTACTTATTcacccagttttttaaaaatatttttttattatacgtggacacaatatctttatttatttttatgtggtgctgaggactgaacccagttcactcacatgtgctaggcatgcactctaccactgagccacaaccctagtctcTTATTCATCCAGTTTTGTGAGGCTCCAATGTGCTAAAAGCTAAGACACAATAGactgaaaacttctagaaaaatcCTCAGTGGGCATAATTATCCCTCCAGGGCATCTGGAAGCATGTGGATGCTTTTAGTTGTCTCACTGATGAAGTTACTTCTGGCACTGAGTAGATGTCGGTGGATATTAGTTTTCTTGCAATACAAAGGACAAAGTAGTCCCACATCCTGCATGGATTCTGGATATCATGTTTGATATTCATATTGATGAAAACCTCTTCAAAATTAGTCTGAAacatgggctagggttgtgactcaatggtggagtgctggcctggcacgtgtgaggccctgggtttgagcctcagcaccacatataaataaataaaggtattgtgtccaattacaactaaaaaataaatatttttttttttttttttttttaattttttttttttaaagagagagtgagagaggagagagagagagagagagaacttttaatatttatttttcagttctcggcggacacaacatctttgttggtatgtggtgctgaggatcgaacccgggtcgcatgcataccaggcgagcacgctaccgcttgagccacatccccagccccaaaaaataaatatttaaaaaattagtcttggggctgggatcgtggctcagtggtagtgtgcttgcctagcatgtgtgaggtactgggttcgattctcagcaccacatacaaataaataaaataaaggtccatcaacaacttaaaaatattaaaaaaaattagcctgAAACCTAATTCTGTTTTATatgttaatagtttttttttctgtgttaataTAAGTTGGATTTTCTAGgaatgtaatagctaccttgtaACTCAAGGAAAGAATTGTTATTTTGTTgataactctttttttaaatatattttagttgtagatggacaaatacctttattttatttatttatttattttttgtgtggtgtgaggatcaaacccagtgcctcacacatgctaggcaagcactctaccactgagctacaaccccagctctataaCTTTGAGAAAACCCATTACCAAGTGCTGCTTATTGTATTTGATTCACCATCACAACATATTCTGCCTTTCTGCCTTTGTCAAATTCATGGTAATTCAGCTaagcatggtggcccatgcctgtaattccaatgataCAGGAGGCTGTCTCAGGAGATTCACAGGCTCAAGGACAGTCTGGGTGACTTACCaagaatgtttcaaaataagacaaaatagacagatatggtggcatatgcctgtaattccagtgacttgggaggctgacataggaggatcacgagttcaaagccagcctcagcaacttagcgaggcatttgcaactcagggagaccctgtccctaaataaaatataaaaaagggctggggatgtggctcagtaattaagtacccctgagttcaattcctaataccaataaataaataaatactcaaaataaaaagggctgagattgtagatcagtgggaaagcaccctgggttcaatccccagtaatagaaaacaaaacaaaatcacagtAATTCGATGTGGAAGTAAAGGCATCTAATGACCTGGAGTGCTTTTGATCACATTCAGACAGTGAAACACatgaaattttgttattttcttcttgcattttatgaaatattattcttGTGTTAAGATTAATGCTTTAGCCTggcgtggtagtgcacacctgtaatcccagtggcttgggaggctgaggcagaggaggatcctgagttcaaagccagcctcagcaaaagtgaggtgccaagcaactcagtgagaccctgtctctaaataaaatataaaataggattgaggatgtggctcagtggtcaagtactcctgagttcaatccctagtaccccccttAATGCTATCGGTTTTCAGCTatggcttttatttaaaaaaaaaaaaaaatcaagaagatattacaaaataatttataaaaagggaaatattgggtTTGAGAGAGAACCGCTAAGGTACAGCAT
This region of Ictidomys tridecemlineatus isolate mIctTri1 chromosome 11, mIctTri1.hap1, whole genome shotgun sequence genomic DNA includes:
- the Cort gene encoding cortistatin codes for the protein MGGSRAGGKWPWACAMLLLLLWGATATALPLESGPSRQDSTHMQEVAEIKKNGLLTFLAWWHEWTSQASPGALTGGDASEVSKRQEGPPLQQPRRQDKTPCKNFFWKTFSSCK